From a single Bryobacter aggregatus MPL3 genomic region:
- a CDS encoding RidA family protein has translation MRTVISTDKAPKAIGPYSQAIVHNGVAYLSGQIPLDPSSGQIVEGGIEEQTVRVLENLGAVLQASGASFGTVLKVGIFVRDMNDFAKVNEIYARYFPIDAPARATIQAAKLPRDVMVEIDCIAALV, from the coding sequence ATGAGAACAGTCATTTCCACAGACAAGGCGCCCAAAGCAATTGGGCCTTACTCCCAGGCCATTGTCCACAACGGGGTGGCCTACCTCAGCGGACAGATTCCTCTCGACCCCAGCAGCGGGCAAATCGTGGAGGGCGGCATTGAGGAACAAACCGTTCGCGTTCTTGAAAACCTCGGCGCAGTTCTCCAAGCCAGCGGCGCCAGCTTTGGGACCGTGCTCAAGGTCGGTATTTTCGTTCGCGACATGAACGACTTCGCAAAAGTAAACGAGATCTACGCCCGTTACTTTCCCATCGACGCCCCCGCAAGAGCCACCATCCAGGCGGCTAAGCTGCCCCGGGACGTCATGGTTGAAATCGACTGCATTGCCGCGCTGGTCTAG
- a CDS encoding dihydrodipicolinate synthase family protein translates to MSRSFAHHHTPPSGVFAAAITPYRERTNNIDLGAALEMIDFLNASQAQGITLLGTTGNFLHFDIEEREKLISFGIKRSSKPVAVGVSHSTLDVTIHLCEHAAASGAALALVLPPYYFRYTPAQLEAFFLRVGEKAAQHLPLYLYNIPFFTAEIPVEVSERLLKSGLYSGIKDSSGKPEYLRALKDTGATRLVGNDNALCISRKEGSAGVVSGCAAAVPELICALDAAVSSGNTAREAILAQRLSELISWLDQFPTPVGIEEAARLRKLPARPDLSWLGDSPLDAYRGWFLDWLPQVLSDAKGE, encoded by the coding sequence ATGTCTCGGTCTTTCGCTCATCATCATACCCCGCCTAGCGGCGTCTTCGCTGCGGCCATCACTCCCTACCGCGAGCGTACAAACAATATCGATCTCGGCGCAGCCCTTGAAATGATTGACTTCCTGAACGCCTCCCAGGCCCAGGGGATCACCCTTTTGGGCACCACTGGCAATTTCCTCCATTTCGACATTGAAGAGCGCGAGAAATTAATCAGTTTCGGCATCAAACGCAGCAGTAAACCCGTGGCAGTGGGCGTTTCTCACTCCACTCTCGACGTCACCATTCACCTCTGCGAGCACGCCGCGGCCTCTGGCGCCGCCCTTGCGCTCGTGTTGCCACCTTATTATTTCCGCTACACCCCGGCACAACTCGAAGCATTCTTTCTCCGCGTCGGTGAGAAGGCTGCCCAGCACTTGCCGCTCTATTTGTACAACATTCCCTTCTTTACAGCTGAAATTCCGGTAGAAGTCTCAGAGCGCCTCCTGAAAAGCGGCCTCTACTCTGGCATCAAAGATTCCTCGGGCAAACCCGAGTATCTCCGCGCCCTCAAGGACACTGGCGCCACCCGCCTGGTGGGCAATGACAACGCGCTCTGCATCTCCCGCAAGGAAGGCAGCGCCGGCGTCGTCAGCGGCTGTGCCGCTGCGGTTCCGGAACTGATCTGCGCGCTCGACGCAGCCGTCAGCAGTGGCAATACCGCACGCGAAGCCATCCTCGCCCAACGGCTCAGCGAACTCATCTCCTGGCTGGACCAGTTCCCCACCCCAGTTGGAATCGAAGAAGCGGCCCGGCTCCGCAAGCTCCCGGCCCGCCCCGATTTGAGCTGGCTCGGCGACTCGCCGCTCGATGCCTACCGCGGCTGGTTCCTCGACTGGCTCCCTCAAGTTTTGAGCGATGCTAAGGGAGAATGA
- a CDS encoding peptide deformylase produces the protein MPIRRIHELGDPLLRKVSREVTHPAEAFTTLIDLRDTLHEFQRTHGFGRGIAAIQIGIPQRVIYIEIAGQSYEILNPVILSRSEEHFQMWDDCFSFPNLMVHLERSKSLHLRYQCPDASTSELVATDDFAELLQHEIDHLDGILAIDRALDPKHSLMTRTQYLRLKASELPKSI, from the coding sequence ATGCCGATCCGGCGCATCCACGAACTCGGCGACCCGCTGCTCCGCAAGGTCTCCCGCGAAGTGACGCACCCGGCGGAGGCGTTTACGACCCTTATCGACCTGCGCGACACCTTGCACGAGTTCCAGCGCACCCACGGCTTTGGGCGTGGCATCGCCGCCATCCAAATCGGTATTCCGCAACGCGTGATCTACATCGAAATCGCCGGGCAATCTTACGAAATTCTCAATCCCGTCATTCTGTCGCGGAGCGAAGAACACTTCCAAATGTGGGACGACTGTTTCAGCTTTCCCAATCTGATGGTCCATCTGGAGCGAAGCAAGTCCCTGCACCTGCGCTACCAGTGTCCGGATGCTTCAACAAGCGAGCTTGTGGCAACGGACGATTTCGCGGAATTGCTCCAACATGAGATCGATCATCTGGATGGGATTCTTGCGATCGATCGTGCCCTGGATCCGAAACACTCCCTGATGACCCGGACTCAATACCTTAGACTAAAAGCCTCAGAACTACCTAAATCCATCTAG
- a CDS encoding pyridoxal phosphate-dependent decarboxylase family protein, translating into MSPDEFRTYGYAAIDWIAHYLQNTRDYPVLPDTEPGSLIDALPASGPEDPEPFENILDDFEREIVPRNTQWNHPRFLGYFANSSPPEGILAELLAAALNPNAMLWKSSPAATELEQVTLDWLRQWLGLSPMWFGQILDTASTSTFHAIVAARVRKGHASANDSLTLYASKHAHSSIEKGALAAGIARENIRLIEVDENFSLRPDLLAAAIRADLANGKVPFCVIPTVGTTSVASIDPVRTVLAIAREHEMWVHVDCAYGGSTAIHENYRWVLDGADEADSIVINPHKWLFVPMDLSVFYCRNREWLRDAFSLVPEYLRTEENPRALNFNEYGLPLGRRFRSLKLWFTMRSYGRKRLADLIHQQIENAKRLAAAIAAHPDYEVSAPVHFSLVVFRHRHSDALNLELLQRLNQSGKVLLSPNLLNGKQVIRLAVGNIQTNWSDLEEVWTMIQTTASEMAAAKTPETSKGRCCHSARRTLDL; encoded by the coding sequence ATGAGTCCCGACGAGTTCCGCACTTACGGCTACGCGGCAATCGATTGGATTGCGCACTATCTTCAAAACACACGAGACTACCCGGTTCTGCCTGACACAGAACCGGGTTCTCTGATTGACGCCCTCCCCGCCTCCGGCCCCGAAGATCCCGAACCTTTCGAAAACATTCTCGATGACTTTGAGCGCGAAATCGTCCCGCGCAACACCCAGTGGAACCATCCTCGCTTCCTGGGTTATTTCGCAAATTCTTCCCCCCCGGAAGGTATTCTTGCCGAACTCCTCGCCGCCGCACTCAACCCGAACGCCATGCTCTGGAAGTCCTCGCCTGCCGCGACAGAGCTCGAACAGGTTACGCTCGACTGGCTCCGCCAATGGCTTGGTCTCTCGCCCATGTGGTTTGGGCAAATCCTCGATACGGCGTCGACAAGCACCTTCCACGCCATCGTTGCCGCCCGGGTACGCAAGGGCCACGCAAGCGCAAACGATTCACTGACGCTTTATGCCAGCAAGCATGCGCATAGTTCTATCGAGAAAGGAGCACTCGCTGCCGGTATTGCCCGAGAAAACATCCGGCTGATCGAGGTGGACGAAAACTTTAGCCTCCGCCCCGATCTGCTCGCCGCGGCGATTCGCGCCGATCTGGCAAACGGGAAAGTGCCCTTTTGCGTGATTCCGACCGTGGGAACGACAAGCGTCGCCAGCATTGATCCGGTGCGCACGGTGCTTGCCATCGCCCGCGAGCACGAGATGTGGGTCCATGTCGATTGCGCCTATGGCGGCAGCACGGCGATCCATGAAAACTATCGCTGGGTGCTCGACGGCGCGGACGAAGCCGATTCCATCGTCATCAACCCACACAAGTGGCTGTTTGTCCCGATGGACCTCAGCGTCTTCTATTGCCGCAATCGGGAATGGCTTCGCGATGCCTTCTCGTTGGTTCCCGAATACCTCCGCACCGAAGAGAACCCGCGTGCGCTCAATTTCAATGAGTATGGATTGCCGCTTGGCCGGCGCTTCCGTTCCTTAAAGCTCTGGTTCACCATGCGCAGCTATGGACGCAAGCGCCTGGCAGACCTGATTCACCAACAGATCGAGAACGCCAAGCGCCTGGCGGCGGCAATCGCCGCCCATCCGGACTACGAAGTCTCCGCGCCTGTTCACTTTTCGTTGGTCGTCTTTCGCCACCGTCACTCTGACGCGCTGAATCTGGAGCTGCTTCAGCGCCTGAATCAAAGCGGCAAAGTGCTACTGTCTCCGAACCTGCTCAACGGCAAGCAGGTGATCCGTCTCGCCGTTGGCAACATCCAGACCAACTGGAGCGATCTTGAGGAGGTCTGGACGATGATCCAGACAACCGCAAGTGAAATGGCGGCAGCGAAGACGCCTGAAACGTCAAAGGGACGCTGCTGCCATTCCGCCAGGAGAACGCTCGATCTGTGA
- a CDS encoding DDE-type integrase/transposase/recombinase, with the protein MPWELQTSSPSLLARGCLDIVQTGSRSFHSAWMLLQQDGSHACRSAKPAEKWAHCFRLLGPAGESNRSSRPHRFHCQTPLELIAKVEALRRQRWSGCRIARHTQLSRAAVSRILRHLRLNRRKHLDPPVPVQRYEHDRLGDLLHLDIKKLGRIVRPSHRVTGNRCDSGNGAGWEYVPVAIDDHSRIAFSAIGFLHAALAYYAQFGIQFPTILTDNGAAYRSKSFAIACRDLGIKHRFTKPDTQGRRLPSNSSQRMG; encoded by the coding sequence GTGCCTTGGGAGCTTCAGACATCTTCGCCTTCGCTACTCGCTCGCGGCTGTCTGGACATCGTCCAGACCGGCTCAAGATCTTTCCACTCTGCCTGGATGTTGCTGCAGCAAGACGGATCACATGCTTGCCGTAGCGCCAAGCCCGCAGAAAAATGGGCCCATTGCTTTCGCCTGCTGGGCCCTGCAGGCGAAAGCAATCGCAGTTCACGACCTCATCGATTCCACTGCCAGACGCCACTTGAACTGATCGCAAAAGTAGAAGCATTACGCCGCCAACGCTGGTCGGGTTGTCGGATCGCTCGCCACACCCAACTGAGCCGGGCCGCGGTCAGCCGCATTCTGCGTCATCTCAGGCTGAACCGCCGGAAGCATCTGGATCCCCCGGTTCCGGTCCAGCGCTATGAGCACGATCGGCTTGGGGACTTACTCCACTTGGACATCAAGAAGCTTGGCCGCATTGTCAGACCGTCCCATCGAGTCACCGGGAATCGCTGCGACTCGGGGAATGGCGCAGGTTGGGAGTACGTTCCCGTCGCCATCGACGATCATTCACGAATTGCCTTTTCCGCCATCGGGTTCCTGCATGCGGCTCTGGCCTACTATGCGCAATTCGGAATCCAGTTCCCGACCATCCTCACCGACAACGGAGCCGCCTATCGATCCAAGTCCTTTGCCATTGCCTGTCGCGATCTTGGGATCAAGCATCGCTTCACAAAACCCGACACCCAAGGCCGAAGGCTTCCTTCAAACAGCTCTCAGAGAATGGGCTGA
- a CDS encoding Gfo/Idh/MocA family protein, protein MEYPNLSQSLKDRRAFLTAGAFTIVRPELIRGSGPEKLKAGLVGVGGRGRQAVADMLNADPNIELIAMGDVFEDKLESNLAWLKDQNRFPKTHDRVKVDAEHRFTGFDAYQKVIGSGVDVVMLCTPPGYRPMHFEAAVEAGKHVFCEKPFGTDPVGVRRFLAAAKKSEEKKLTVVSGAQRRFQREYVETVEKIQSGGIGEIRAAYAYWVGTPVIQMPKGREPKWGDMSWQQRNWYSYVWIGGDQIVEQHIHNIDVINWVMGTHPVRVVATGGAAWRPKDDVYGNIYDHIAADFEYPNGVRLSSYCRQFPKGLYTNVSELIIGAKGKSNCRDMGAKDINPYVAEHVALAKSIRGDGPYINHATAVAESTMTCIMARESAYSGEALSWEQIMNSQLDLSPKEFGYDVKMSVPPLPVPGQYKFL, encoded by the coding sequence ATGGAGTATCCCAATTTATCGCAGTCGCTGAAGGACCGGCGTGCTTTTCTCACCGCCGGCGCATTCACGATTGTGCGGCCCGAATTGATCCGCGGGTCCGGGCCCGAAAAACTCAAGGCTGGTCTCGTGGGTGTCGGTGGGCGTGGACGGCAAGCGGTTGCAGACATGCTCAATGCCGACCCCAATATCGAACTGATTGCGATGGGGGATGTCTTCGAGGATAAGCTCGAGTCGAATCTGGCCTGGCTGAAGGATCAGAATCGTTTTCCAAAGACGCATGACCGGGTCAAAGTGGATGCCGAACACCGTTTTACCGGTTTCGATGCCTACCAGAAGGTGATTGGGAGTGGGGTCGATGTTGTGATGCTTTGCACGCCTCCCGGCTATCGGCCGATGCACTTTGAGGCGGCTGTGGAAGCGGGCAAGCATGTGTTCTGCGAGAAGCCCTTTGGCACCGATCCGGTCGGGGTGCGGCGCTTTCTTGCAGCAGCCAAAAAAAGCGAAGAAAAGAAGCTGACTGTCGTGAGCGGAGCGCAGCGGCGCTTCCAGCGCGAATACGTCGAAACGGTGGAGAAGATCCAGAGCGGTGGCATTGGCGAGATTCGTGCCGCCTACGCCTACTGGGTGGGGACACCGGTCATCCAGATGCCGAAGGGCCGCGAGCCCAAGTGGGGCGACATGAGCTGGCAGCAGCGCAACTGGTACAGCTATGTCTGGATCGGTGGCGATCAAATTGTCGAACAGCACATCCACAACATCGATGTCATCAACTGGGTGATGGGCACGCATCCCGTGCGGGTGGTGGCCACCGGTGGCGCGGCCTGGCGTCCGAAAGATGATGTTTATGGCAACATTTACGACCACATTGCTGCCGATTTTGAATATCCCAATGGCGTTCGCCTTTCCAGCTATTGCCGCCAGTTTCCCAAGGGACTCTACACGAATGTCAGTGAATTGATCATCGGCGCCAAGGGCAAGAGCAATTGCCGCGACATGGGCGCGAAAGATATCAATCCCTATGTTGCCGAGCACGTGGCATTGGCGAAGAGCATTCGTGGCGATGGGCCCTATATCAATCATGCGACTGCTGTAGCGGAAAGCACGATGACCTGCATCATGGCGCGCGAGAGCGCCTATAGCGGCGAAGCGCTGAGCTGGGAGCAAATCATGAATTCCCAACTCGATTTGAGCCCCAAAGAGTTTGGCTATGACGTGAAAATGAGCGTGCCTCCTCTTCCCGTACCGGGCCAGTACAAATTTCTCTAG
- a CDS encoding CPBP family intramembrane glutamic endopeptidase, translating to MPEVGKIGLALRVGIFAITGILTLQLVSWALNWAGILVQAAMAVFASAAVANALTLKIFERGGISDIGLGWRIGSLKNLSFGVAGGMVSALAVTGLPVLVGMASVSNDPEHGFSASSLLFVSMVMIFGAVGEELLFHGYAFQLLLRKMGAFSTLLPVGVLFAAAHANNLNANWMSFFNTFLWGVFLGLCFLRSGDLWLPIGVHFGWNWALPLLGSNVSGFKMVTTGLVMNWNAGPLWSGGEYGPEAGLLTTLVLPVLGWCLFKAPIETERPQMFQEEE from the coding sequence GTGCCTGAAGTCGGCAAAATCGGGCTTGCCCTGCGGGTTGGAATTTTCGCGATTACGGGTATTCTGACGCTGCAACTGGTGTCCTGGGCGCTGAACTGGGCTGGAATCCTAGTGCAGGCGGCGATGGCGGTTTTCGCTTCGGCGGCTGTGGCCAACGCTCTCACGCTGAAAATTTTTGAACGGGGCGGCATCAGCGATATTGGTTTGGGTTGGCGGATCGGATCGCTGAAGAATCTGAGTTTCGGCGTGGCCGGGGGCATGGTGAGTGCGCTCGCCGTGACCGGCTTGCCGGTTCTGGTGGGCATGGCCAGCGTGAGCAATGATCCGGAGCACGGCTTCTCCGCCTCCAGTCTGCTGTTTGTCTCGATGGTGATGATTTTTGGGGCGGTGGGGGAAGAACTCCTCTTTCACGGTTACGCCTTTCAGTTGCTGTTGCGGAAGATGGGCGCCTTTTCGACGCTGCTGCCGGTGGGCGTTTTGTTTGCCGCCGCGCACGCCAATAATCTAAATGCAAACTGGATGTCCTTCTTCAACACCTTCCTCTGGGGTGTCTTTCTTGGACTCTGCTTTCTGCGTAGTGGCGACCTCTGGCTTCCAATCGGCGTACACTTTGGATGGAACTGGGCGTTGCCCCTTCTGGGGAGCAACGTCAGCGGATTTAAAATGGTGACGACGGGGCTGGTGATGAACTGGAATGCCGGTCCGTTGTGGAGCGGGGGAGAATATGGGCCGGAAGCCGGCCTGTTGACCACCCTGGTGCTCCCGGTTTTGGGTTGGTGTCTGTTCAAAGCGCCGATTGAAACCGAACGTCCGCAGATGTTCCAAGAGGAGGAGTGA
- a CDS encoding ATP-binding protein yields MRKSPKFRSLATKFSMFTSFLVGWILLVNVGYDVHNNMFDLGKGLLMCTILLMVALTIGRFTVTLMAKPLENLANGMKRVQNGQLEKIIVSRTGDEIQFVGEVFNETIQALKERDLQIAEHREMLEARIQQRTEALREAMERALAASQAKSEFLANMSHELRTPMNGILGMLDVVLESSLSGEQREELETAQRCAHSLLALLNDILDLSKIESGKMGLEKIPFQLKSVIQEAIKTHQGRARQKRVDLTAEVSFEVPDTVYGDPMRLRQVLGNLLSNAIKFTENGYVKVVLRVVPGSKDGKDGKTEFDLIVEDTGVGIPVDKLDKIFDKFTQADGSITRRFGGTGLGLTITRRLVEMFGGRIWVESVEGKGSKFFVRLPFEVAANPRRRDVDTKASGGEVVSVDGRAPQILLVEDNAVNQKVVLAILTKRGFQVQVASNGLEALAAVQRNRFDLVLMDVQMPYLDGIEATRKIREELAFRRLPIIAMTAHAMTGDRERCLEAGMNDYVSKPVNPTTLVHTITRYIDAAFEPGTAAVPIPAKIAVAPIPDVAPLQAIDRRLAAHLTDNDSGLFQGMLLLFLQMAPERLEKIQTAISRQDRVAVEREVRKIRGAAERIAAVSVAESAMRLMEAVQSAHHEEVQSSLLALESQIQRLSRHAVEGNDSSVPLELKAS; encoded by the coding sequence GTGCGTAAAAGTCCGAAATTCCGGTCGCTGGCCACCAAGTTCTCGATGTTCACATCGTTTTTGGTGGGTTGGATCCTGCTGGTGAACGTCGGCTACGACGTACACAATAACATGTTCGATTTGGGCAAAGGTCTGCTCATGTGCACCATTTTATTGATGGTGGCCCTCACAATCGGACGATTTACGGTCACCCTCATGGCCAAACCGCTCGAGAATCTGGCAAACGGCATGAAGCGGGTGCAGAACGGGCAGCTCGAAAAGATTATAGTGAGCCGGACTGGCGACGAAATCCAGTTTGTCGGTGAAGTCTTCAACGAGACAATCCAGGCCTTAAAAGAGCGGGATCTGCAGATTGCTGAGCATCGCGAGATGCTGGAGGCGCGGATCCAGCAGCGCACCGAAGCGCTCCGCGAGGCGATGGAGCGGGCACTGGCCGCCAGTCAGGCCAAGAGTGAGTTTCTCGCCAATATGTCGCATGAGTTGCGCACGCCGATGAATGGCATTTTAGGCATGCTTGACGTCGTGCTCGAGAGCTCCTTGAGCGGTGAGCAACGGGAAGAATTGGAAACCGCGCAACGTTGCGCCCACTCCTTGCTGGCGCTCCTCAATGACATTCTTGACCTCTCCAAGATTGAGAGCGGGAAGATGGGGCTCGAAAAGATTCCGTTCCAACTGAAGTCGGTGATTCAGGAAGCGATTAAGACGCACCAGGGCCGCGCGCGGCAGAAGCGTGTGGATTTGACGGCTGAAGTCAGTTTTGAGGTTCCGGATACGGTTTATGGCGATCCGATGCGGCTGCGGCAGGTGCTGGGCAATCTTCTGAGCAACGCAATCAAATTTACAGAAAACGGCTATGTGAAGGTGGTGCTGCGGGTGGTGCCCGGCAGCAAAGATGGCAAAGACGGCAAAACGGAGTTCGATCTGATTGTCGAGGACACCGGGGTCGGCATTCCGGTAGACAAGCTGGACAAAATCTTCGACAAATTCACCCAGGCCGACGGGAGCATTACTCGCCGTTTTGGCGGGACTGGTTTAGGGCTGACGATCACCAGACGGCTGGTGGAGATGTTCGGTGGCCGGATCTGGGTGGAGAGTGTGGAGGGCAAGGGCAGCAAGTTCTTCGTTCGCCTGCCCTTTGAAGTGGCGGCCAACCCCAGGCGGAGAGACGTCGATACGAAGGCGAGCGGCGGCGAGGTTGTGTCTGTAGACGGGAGAGCGCCTCAGATTTTGCTGGTTGAGGACAACGCAGTGAACCAGAAGGTGGTGCTCGCGATCCTCACCAAGCGTGGTTTTCAGGTCCAGGTGGCGAGCAATGGACTCGAAGCGCTGGCAGCGGTGCAGCGGAATCGCTTCGATCTGGTGCTCATGGATGTCCAGATGCCCTATCTCGATGGCATTGAGGCAACCCGGAAGATTCGCGAAGAACTCGCCTTCCGGAGGTTGCCGATCATTGCGATGACGGCTCACGCCATGACTGGAGACCGGGAACGCTGTCTCGAAGCGGGGATGAATGATTATGTGTCGAAGCCTGTGAATCCGACGACGCTGGTGCACACTATCACGCGTTATATCGATGCTGCCTTTGAGCCTGGAACGGCGGCCGTGCCGATTCCGGCAAAGATTGCTGTCGCTCCGATTCCGGATGTCGCACCCTTGCAGGCTATTGATCGACGGCTTGCGGCGCATTTGACCGACAACGACAGCGGCTTGTTCCAGGGAATGTTGCTGTTGTTTTTACAGATGGCTCCGGAACGGCTGGAGAAAATCCAGACGGCGATCTCGCGGCAGGATCGCGTGGCGGTGGAGCGCGAAGTGCGGAAGATTCGGGGCGCGGCGGAACGCATCGCCGCAGTCAGTGTTGCCGAGAGTGCCATGCGTCTGATGGAGGCGGTGCAATCGGCGCATCACGAGGAAGTGCAATCGAGCCTGTTGGCGCTGGAATCGCAAATCCAGCGTCTTTCCCGGCATGCGGTGGAGGGAAACGACAGTAGCGTGCCTTTGGAGCTTAAGGCGTCCTAG
- a CDS encoding ADP-ribosylglycohydrolase family protein, whose product MALDLDRGRFRGALMGIAAADSEADGRWGADTSLALCMAESVIACRGVDLRDLMDRYLRWYRRGYWSSRGYCFGIDEGQKEALERFERTGEIEALPSLQWLVAPVVLRYAADRDAALVGVAALGASPDIAKEFWKRLTVAEPFDAGITFVEAIAGQGASAGQMAGVSLGIRAIPPEWRERCYRAAEIIGIADRIYDLVRAT is encoded by the coding sequence ATGGCCTTGGATCTGGACCGGGGCCGCTTTCGTGGCGCATTGATGGGCATTGCGGCTGCGGATTCTGAGGCGGATGGACGTTGGGGCGCCGATACTTCACTGGCGCTCTGCATGGCGGAAAGTGTGATCGCCTGCCGCGGCGTCGATTTGCGGGATCTGATGGATCGCTACCTGCGCTGGTACCGGCGCGGGTATTGGTCCAGCCGGGGCTATTGCTTTGGGATTGACGAGGGGCAGAAAGAAGCGCTGGAGCGTTTTGAGAGGACGGGGGAGATCGAGGCCTTACCGTCCCTGCAATGGTTGGTTGCGCCTGTTGTTTTGCGTTACGCCGCGGATCGGGATGCGGCCTTGGTGGGGGTTGCGGCGCTAGGGGCGTCACCGGACATCGCAAAAGAGTTTTGGAAGCGGCTCACAGTGGCAGAGCCTTTCGATGCCGGCATCACATTCGTCGAAGCTATTGCAGGACAGGGGGCCTCGGCGGGCCAGATGGCTGGAGTCTCTCTGGGGATCAGAGCGATCCCTCCGGAGTGGCGCGAGCGCTGTTATCGCGCGGCGGAGATCATTGGAATCGCGGATCGGATCTACGATCTGGTGCGGGCCACCTGA
- a CDS encoding PilZ domain-containing protein, producing MQDRRVNPRMLCADLVKIEWRDKAGEEHVAVANLEDISLSGACLQMEEDVPLQSMVKITHEKGTLQGRVRYCVFKDIGYFLGVEFDPGYRWTAKQFKPMHLLDPRRLSDAKEDASPTDQVARTRS from the coding sequence ATGCAAGATCGGCGAGTCAACCCGCGCATGTTGTGTGCGGATCTAGTGAAAATTGAATGGCGGGATAAAGCCGGCGAAGAGCATGTGGCCGTGGCCAACCTGGAGGATATCTCCCTGTCTGGCGCCTGTTTGCAGATGGAAGAAGATGTTCCGCTGCAGAGCATGGTGAAGATCACCCATGAAAAAGGGACTCTGCAGGGGCGGGTTCGCTATTGCGTATTTAAAGATATTGGATATTTTTTAGGCGTTGAATTTGACCCCGGTTATCGCTGGACAGCCAAGCAGTTCAAACCCATGCATTTGCTGGATCCACGCCGCCTGTCGGATGCCAAAGAGGACGCCTCCCCTACCGATCAGGTGGCCCGCACCAGATCGTAG
- a CDS encoding dihydroorotate dehydrogenase produces MASFSRLATELCGIPLENPILAASGTFAYGIEFATIVDLNRIGGIVVKGLSREPIAGNRPPRLWETASGMMNSIGLQNIGVHEFIREKLPPLARYRTKIFANVFGYAPEDYAEVIRALEDAPGIAAYELNVSCPNTKHGGIFFSADPVLLATLVGDLRKLTRRPLIVKLSPNVAKIEPIARAAEEAGADALSLVNTVISLAIDARSRRPRIGAGFAGLSGPAIKPIALRLVHEAAKAVKIPVIGLGGIASGEDAAEFLIAGASAVEVGTATFWDPQAPARIAAELEQFCAEEKIAHVRDLVGTLQF; encoded by the coding sequence ATGGCTTCTTTCTCCCGCCTTGCCACTGAGTTGTGCGGGATTCCACTCGAAAACCCCATTCTCGCCGCCTCCGGCACCTTCGCCTACGGCATCGAGTTCGCTACAATCGTCGACCTCAATCGCATTGGCGGAATCGTTGTCAAAGGACTCAGCCGCGAGCCCATTGCCGGAAACCGACCTCCGCGCCTCTGGGAAACGGCCAGCGGCATGATGAACTCGATTGGACTCCAAAACATTGGTGTGCATGAGTTTATCCGCGAAAAGCTCCCCCCGCTGGCGCGCTACCGTACCAAAATCTTCGCCAACGTCTTCGGTTATGCCCCCGAAGACTATGCCGAGGTCATCCGCGCTCTTGAGGATGCTCCCGGAATCGCGGCCTATGAGCTGAATGTCTCTTGTCCGAATACAAAACACGGCGGAATCTTCTTCTCGGCCGATCCGGTATTGCTTGCGACCCTGGTTGGAGACCTGCGGAAACTGACGCGCCGCCCGCTCATCGTGAAACTTTCTCCGAATGTCGCGAAAATCGAACCCATTGCCCGCGCCGCGGAGGAGGCCGGAGCCGACGCCCTCTCGCTGGTCAATACGGTCATCTCCTTGGCGATCGATGCCCGAAGCCGTCGGCCCCGGATTGGAGCCGGTTTCGCCGGCCTCAGTGGACCTGCCATCAAGCCCATCGCCTTGCGGCTGGTCCATGAGGCCGCAAAGGCAGTGAAAATCCCCGTAATTGGCCTCGGTGGCATTGCCAGCGGCGAGGATGCAGCGGAATTCCTCATTGCCGGAGCGAGCGCCGTCGAGGTGGGCACCGCCACGTTCTGGGATCCGCAAGCTCCGGCGCGCATCGCGGCAGAATTGGAACAATTCTGTGCCGAAGAAAAGATTGCCCACGTTCGCGATCTTGTCGGTACCCTACAGTTTTAG